In Terriglobales bacterium, a single window of DNA contains:
- a CDS encoding cytochrome c: protein MKAIVKVAVLLMVLGLVLSTSALAAGPGADTFKAKCAMCHGADGAGKAAIGTKDLGSADVQKQTDAQLTDIITKGKPPKMPAYGGKLSEDEIKNLVAFIR, encoded by the coding sequence ATGAAAGCGATCGTGAAAGTAGCAGTTCTGCTGATGGTTCTGGGCTTGGTCCTTTCGACGTCGGCGCTGGCTGCCGGCCCGGGGGCCGACACCTTCAAGGCCAAGTGCGCCATGTGTCACGGTGCGGATGGGGCGGGCAAGGCCGCCATCGGCACAAAGGACCTAGGCTCGGCCGACGTCCAGAAGCAGACCGACGCCCAGCTCACCGACATCATCACCAAGGGCAAACCGCCCAAGATGCCGGCCTACGGTGGCAAGCTGAGCGAGGACGAGATCAAGAACCTGGTGGCCTTCATTCGCAG